Proteins encoded by one window of Ralstonia sp. RRA:
- the hydA gene encoding dihydropyrimidinase yields the protein MSTELDLVIRNADVVTASDRFTCDIGVRDGRIAVLGHGLPRGAREIDATGLLALPGGVDGHCHLDQPMPDGMRMADDFFTGTRAAVCGGTTTVIPFAAQEKGHSLKAAVDDYHRRAEGRAVADYGFHLIVADPTPEVLKHELPELIRKGYTSFKVYMTYDDLKLSDREMLDVLDVAKQNNALVMVHAENADCISWLTEKLVGEGRISPRFHGLSRPAAVEREATHRAITFAELVDVPILIVHVSGKEAIEQIRWAQSRGLQILAETCPQYLYLTAEDMGLPGDDGYEGAKCVCSPPPRDPENQAAVWRALAGGVFSVFSSDHAPFNYDDPEGKKLGGQAQPFDHIPNGVPGIETRLPLLFDGIARGKLSLHQFVELTSYRPARLYGLYPRKGTIAVGADADIALWDPERRVRITNDALHHAVDYTPYEGIEVTGWPVHCFSRGEQLVENGKYLEPAPGRGQFLPAGAPSLV from the coding sequence ATGTCCACCGAACTCGACCTGGTGATCCGCAACGCGGATGTTGTCACCGCTTCCGACCGCTTTACATGCGACATCGGCGTACGCGACGGCCGTATCGCCGTGCTCGGCCATGGCTTGCCGCGCGGCGCACGTGAAATCGATGCCACCGGTCTGCTCGCGTTGCCCGGCGGTGTCGACGGCCATTGCCACCTCGACCAGCCCATGCCCGACGGCATGCGCATGGCCGATGACTTCTTCACCGGCACGCGCGCCGCCGTGTGCGGCGGTACCACTACGGTCATCCCGTTTGCCGCGCAGGAGAAGGGACATTCGCTCAAGGCGGCGGTGGACGACTACCATCGCCGCGCCGAGGGCCGCGCGGTGGCCGATTACGGCTTCCATCTGATCGTGGCCGACCCGACGCCCGAGGTGCTGAAGCATGAACTGCCGGAGCTGATCCGCAAGGGCTACACCTCGTTCAAGGTCTACATGACCTACGACGACCTGAAGCTGTCGGATCGCGAAATGCTGGACGTGCTGGATGTCGCCAAGCAGAACAACGCGCTGGTGATGGTGCATGCCGAGAACGCCGACTGCATTTCGTGGCTGACAGAGAAGCTGGTGGGCGAAGGCCGCATCTCGCCGCGCTTCCACGGCCTGTCGCGCCCCGCTGCGGTGGAGCGTGAAGCCACGCACCGCGCCATCACGTTTGCCGAGCTGGTGGATGTGCCGATCCTGATCGTGCACGTGTCGGGCAAGGAAGCCATCGAGCAGATCCGCTGGGCGCAGAGCCGCGGCCTGCAGATCCTGGCCGAGACCTGTCCGCAATACCTCTACCTGACGGCAGAAGACATGGGCCTGCCAGGCGACGACGGCTACGAAGGCGCCAAGTGCGTCTGCAGCCCGCCGCCGCGCGATCCCGAAAACCAGGCCGCCGTGTGGCGCGCGCTGGCCGGCGGCGTGTTCAGCGTGTTCTCGTCCGACCACGCACCGTTCAATTACGACGATCCGGAAGGCAAGAAGCTCGGCGGGCAGGCGCAACCGTTCGACCACATCCCCAACGGCGTGCCCGGCATCGAAACGCGCCTGCCGCTGCTGTTCGACGGCATTGCGCGCGGCAAGCTGTCGCTGCACCAGTTTGTGGAATTGACCTCGTATCGCCCGGCGCGCCTGTACGGCCTGTACCCGCGCAAAGGCACGATTGCCGTAGGTGCCGATGCCGACATCGCGCTGTGGGACCCGGAGCGCCGCGTGCGCATCACCAACGATGCGCTGCATCACGCGGTGGACTACACGCCGTACGAAGGCATTGAAGTGACCGGCTGGCCGGTGCATTGCTTCTCGCGCGGCGAACAACTGGTCGAAAACGGTAAGTACCTCGAACCGGCACCGGGGCGCGGTCAGTTCCTGCCGGCGGGCGCGCCGTCTCTCGTTTGA
- a CDS encoding aspartate/glutamate racemase family protein, protein MTKRIKLGMLTPSSNTALEPITSAMVSGLPNVSAHFSRFTVTEISLRDQALGQFDLEKILNAARLLADAHVDVIAWNGTSSGWLGFEKDEALCRQITEATGIPATTSVLALNEILKKTGAQDFALVTPYLNDVQQLIVQNYARSGMRCVAERHLDLHVNHSFADVEEDTIRAMVREVAQHKPAAITTFCTNLRAAHLVEALEAETGIPVYDTISTVVWKSLRLAGVDTRELRGWGRLFAEVV, encoded by the coding sequence ATGACCAAACGCATCAAGCTCGGCATGCTCACGCCGTCGTCCAATACGGCGCTGGAACCCATCACCAGCGCCATGGTGAGCGGCTTGCCCAATGTCAGCGCGCATTTCTCGCGCTTCACCGTCACCGAAATCTCGCTGCGCGATCAAGCGCTCGGGCAGTTCGATCTGGAGAAGATCCTCAACGCCGCCCGGCTGCTGGCCGACGCGCATGTAGACGTGATCGCCTGGAACGGCACGTCCTCTGGCTGGCTCGGCTTTGAGAAAGACGAAGCGCTGTGCCGTCAGATCACGGAAGCCACGGGCATCCCGGCCACCACGTCGGTGCTGGCACTGAACGAGATTCTGAAGAAGACGGGCGCGCAGGACTTTGCCCTCGTCACGCCGTATCTCAACGACGTGCAGCAACTGATCGTCCAGAACTACGCGCGCAGTGGCATGCGTTGCGTGGCGGAGCGCCACCTGGACTTGCACGTCAACCACAGCTTTGCCGACGTGGAAGAAGACACGATCCGCGCCATGGTGCGCGAAGTGGCACAGCACAAGCCGGCAGCGATCACCACGTTCTGCACGAACCTGCGCGCGGCACACCTGGTGGAAGCGCTGGAGGCCGAGACGGGCATCCCCGTATACGACACCATCTCGACGGTCGTGTGGAAATCGCTGCGGCTGGCTGGCGTCGACACGCGCGAGCTGCGCGGCTGGGGCCGCCTGTTTGCGGAAGTGGTTTAA
- a CDS encoding serine hydrolase — protein MQASQRYLLSAAALAALCLFGQAPLHAATPAATPAAKQHASQELPTAQPEAVGVDSRKLIELSQWIRRDQLDVRSLLVIKDGKLIFERYGNELGRDYNHELYSVTKFISALLVGTLVGDGKLSAQDKPAALLAAARPDLATSLADKKDIRLQDLMSMSSGLSYKLVEGTDTLYYGVPDRLKVAASASVRAKPGTEFDYIDVNPVLVGATISQITGQPEQRYAEARLFNPLGMQHYRWDGADGKGAVSGGWGLRLRSNDMARLGLLMLNQGRWNGQQIVPASWVARMTTPSGPAPDYGFYCWVNNIVKSEREFSAMGYKGQFITVLPKENAVIVMNSIMSTEGGLRDAKYLNLYRSMVNDYVLPALKAGNTVKPDAERKAALAQELALAHASHGKPGTAMAFNDKPEK, from the coding sequence ATGCAAGCAAGCCAACGCTATCTGCTGAGCGCCGCCGCGCTCGCCGCACTGTGCCTGTTCGGCCAGGCCCCGCTGCACGCCGCCACGCCGGCGGCCACACCAGCAGCCAAGCAGCATGCCTCACAGGAACTGCCGACCGCGCAGCCGGAAGCGGTCGGTGTCGATTCGCGCAAGCTAATCGAACTCTCGCAATGGATCCGCCGCGACCAGCTCGACGTACGCAGCCTGCTCGTCATCAAGGACGGCAAGCTGATCTTCGAACGCTACGGCAACGAACTCGGGCGCGACTACAACCATGAGCTTTACTCCGTCACCAAGTTCATCAGCGCGCTGCTGGTGGGAACGCTGGTGGGTGACGGCAAGCTCAGTGCGCAGGACAAGCCTGCGGCGCTGCTGGCCGCCGCGCGGCCAGACCTGGCAACATCGCTGGCAGACAAGAAAGACATCCGCCTGCAAGACCTGATGTCGATGTCCAGCGGCCTGTCGTACAAGCTGGTGGAAGGCACCGACACGCTGTACTACGGCGTGCCTGATCGCCTGAAGGTAGCAGCCTCTGCCAGCGTGCGCGCCAAGCCCGGCACCGAGTTCGACTACATCGACGTCAATCCGGTGCTGGTGGGCGCGACCATCTCGCAGATCACCGGCCAGCCCGAGCAACGCTATGCCGAGGCCCGCCTGTTCAACCCGCTCGGCATGCAGCATTACCGCTGGGATGGCGCCGACGGCAAGGGTGCGGTGTCCGGAGGTTGGGGCCTGCGCCTGCGCTCCAACGACATGGCGCGGCTCGGCCTGCTGATGTTGAACCAGGGCCGCTGGAACGGTCAGCAGATCGTGCCGGCCAGCTGGGTGGCGCGCATGACCACGCCGTCCGGCCCGGCGCCTGACTACGGTTTCTATTGCTGGGTCAACAACATCGTCAAGAGCGAGCGCGAGTTCAGCGCCATGGGCTACAAGGGCCAGTTCATCACGGTGCTGCCGAAGGAGAACGCGGTGATCGTGATGAACAGCATCATGTCGACCGAAGGCGGCCTGCGCGATGCGAAGTACCTCAACCTATATCGCTCGATGGTCAACGACTACGTGCTGCCGGCACTGAAGGCCGGCAACACCGTCAAGCCTGATGCCGAACGCAAGGCTGCGCTCGCACAGGAATTGGCGCTGGCCCACGCGAGCCACGGCAAGCCGGGCACCGCCATGGCCTTCAACGACAAGCCGGAAAAATAA
- a CDS encoding MFS transporter, which yields METASQAPAMALTETKSSVRWKIFLMMLMLISINYIDRASLSVAMPLIAKEFDIGPAVQGLLLSSFFWTYAFMQIPGGMLADRFGPRVVIAGATLGWGFFQAVAAICTGWVSLMFTRLGLGAAEAPIYPAGGKLNAIWMTQNERGRGATLLDGGAPLGAALGALIIAGLITEFQSWRTSFVVAGIGTMIAGFFAWWYVRNHPRQHPSVNDAEAAYIEASHAADMAAEPANLSGNVLDFFKYRSVWGMFFGWMCFNALFYGLLTWMPTYLSKVHGLDIKQMGGAVFAMFFSGFVGEMFGGWLADKWKAAGASQAKVLRTLFGIASVVATIAIYTVARFKDPVVVVVLLSVTLFFLRWCGLFWCVPSILGTRKRIGFLGGTMNLGGNVAGIGMPIIVGVIVQATGSYDMALMLFAAAGAGLFVCSTLLIDYSKKLPI from the coding sequence ATGGAAACCGCAAGCCAGGCCCCGGCCATGGCGCTAACGGAGACGAAGAGCTCCGTGCGCTGGAAGATCTTTCTGATGATGTTGATGCTCATCTCCATCAACTACATCGACCGCGCATCGCTGTCAGTGGCGATGCCCCTGATCGCCAAGGAGTTCGACATCGGTCCGGCGGTGCAAGGCCTGCTGCTTAGCTCGTTCTTCTGGACTTATGCCTTCATGCAGATCCCCGGCGGCATGCTGGCCGACCGCTTCGGACCGCGCGTCGTGATTGCCGGCGCCACGCTGGGTTGGGGCTTCTTCCAGGCGGTCGCAGCCATTTGTACCGGCTGGGTGTCGCTGATGTTCACGCGTCTGGGTCTGGGCGCTGCGGAAGCGCCGATCTATCCGGCCGGCGGCAAGCTCAACGCCATCTGGATGACGCAAAACGAACGCGGCCGTGGTGCCACGCTGCTCGACGGCGGCGCGCCGCTGGGTGCGGCACTGGGCGCGCTCATCATCGCGGGCCTGATCACCGAGTTCCAATCGTGGCGCACCTCGTTCGTGGTGGCCGGTATCGGCACCATGATCGCGGGCTTCTTCGCCTGGTGGTACGTCCGCAACCACCCGCGCCAGCACCCCTCCGTCAATGACGCCGAAGCCGCCTACATCGAAGCCTCGCACGCTGCCGACATGGCCGCAGAGCCGGCCAACCTGAGCGGCAATGTGCTGGACTTCTTCAAGTACCGCTCGGTGTGGGGCATGTTCTTCGGCTGGATGTGCTTCAACGCACTGTTCTACGGCCTGCTGACCTGGATGCCGACCTACCTCTCGAAGGTGCACGGCCTGGACATCAAGCAGATGGGCGGCGCTGTGTTCGCCATGTTCTTCTCGGGCTTCGTCGGAGAAATGTTTGGCGGCTGGCTGGCCGACAAGTGGAAGGCTGCCGGCGCATCGCAGGCCAAGGTGCTGCGCACGCTGTTCGGCATTGCCTCGGTGGTCGCCACCATCGCTATCTACACCGTCGCGCGTTTCAAGGACCCGGTCGTCGTCGTGGTGCTGCTGTCGGTGACGCTGTTCTTCCTGCGCTGGTGCGGTCTGTTCTGGTGTGTTCCGTCGATCCTGGGCACGCGCAAGCGTATTGGTTTCCTGGGCGGCACGATGAACCTGGGCGGCAACGTGGCCGGTATCGGCATGCCCATCATCGTGGGTGTGATCGTGCAAGCCACGGGCTCCTACGACATGGCGCTGATGCTGTTTGCCGCTGCCGGTGCCGGGCTGTTCGTCTGCTCCACGCTGCTGATCGACTACAGCAAGAAGCTGCCGATCTGA
- a CDS encoding GntR family transcriptional regulator produces MPVTQPLLQSTRLRTLGMSAEIATRLRTLIEEGELPPGARIDERAFCEMFDVSKTPLREALKVLVAEGLVLHRQYIGYRVAPLDLDELRATFETLHGLEATAGELAASRLSEVAMARLERKHQAMLDAHEAGRRTEYFRINQEIHQLIIDGAANPVLASIYAALMSKVHRARGAANADMLRWQESHEEHEAIMAALREPGRPRLAQVLREHSENTAKEVLSVVARSLSDPAQTKNEAKGNR; encoded by the coding sequence ATGCCTGTGACTCAACCGTTGCTTCAATCCACGCGCTTGCGCACGCTCGGCATGTCGGCCGAAATCGCCACGCGTTTGCGTACCCTGATCGAAGAGGGCGAGCTGCCGCCCGGCGCCCGCATTGATGAGCGCGCTTTCTGCGAGATGTTCGATGTCTCCAAGACGCCGCTGCGCGAGGCGCTCAAGGTGCTGGTGGCCGAGGGGCTGGTGCTGCATCGGCAGTACATCGGCTATCGCGTTGCACCGCTCGACCTCGATGAACTGCGCGCCACCTTCGAGACCTTGCATGGGCTGGAAGCCACTGCCGGCGAGTTGGCGGCGTCGCGCTTGTCCGAGGTGGCCATGGCACGCCTTGAGCGCAAGCACCAGGCCATGCTCGATGCGCACGAGGCGGGGCGTCGCACCGAATACTTCCGCATCAACCAGGAAATCCACCAGCTCATCATCGACGGCGCGGCCAACCCTGTGTTGGCCAGCATCTACGCTGCGCTGATGAGCAAGGTCCACCGCGCACGCGGCGCCGCCAACGCCGACATGCTGCGCTGGCAGGAATCGCACGAAGAGCACGAGGCCATCATGGCCGCGCTGCGTGAGCCGGGCCGCCCGCGCTTGGCGCAGGTACTGCGCGAACACTCCGAGAACACGGCCAAGGAAGTGCTGAGCGTGGTCGCGCGCAGCTTGTCTGACCCGGCCCAAACCAAGAACGAAGCCAAAGGAAACCGATGA
- a CDS encoding fumarylacetoacetate hydrolase family protein gives MKLVRVGQPGAERPGLIDAQGRVRDLSSVLSDVGPQQLSDAALAQLAQVDMAALPVVQDARFGVPWRGIGKIIAIGLNYADHAAEAGMPPPAEPIVFLKANSALNGPNDAVMLPRGSEKTDWEVELGVVIGKTARDVSREEALSHVAGYCVVNDVSEREFQLELGGTWDKGKGCDTFCPVGPWLVTRDEVPDPQALGLWLEVNGERMQKGNTATMVFGVAHLVSYVSRFMTLHPGDLICTGTPPGVGMGCKPPRFLKAGDTMRLGVDGLGEQMQAVVAYAKG, from the coding sequence ATGAAACTTGTACGTGTGGGCCAACCGGGGGCGGAGCGCCCCGGACTGATCGATGCGCAAGGGCGTGTGCGCGACCTAAGCAGTGTGCTGAGTGACGTGGGGCCGCAGCAATTGTCCGATGCAGCCTTGGCGCAACTGGCGCAAGTCGATATGGCGGCGCTGCCCGTGGTACAGGACGCGCGCTTTGGCGTGCCATGGCGCGGCATCGGCAAGATCATCGCCATCGGCCTGAACTATGCCGACCATGCCGCTGAAGCCGGCATGCCGCCGCCTGCGGAACCGATTGTCTTTCTTAAGGCCAACAGCGCGTTGAACGGCCCAAACGATGCCGTCATGCTGCCGCGCGGTTCGGAGAAGACGGACTGGGAAGTCGAGTTGGGTGTGGTGATCGGCAAGACGGCGCGCGATGTTTCACGCGAAGAGGCGCTGTCGCACGTGGCGGGCTATTGCGTGGTCAATGACGTTTCCGAGCGCGAATTCCAGCTTGAGCTGGGCGGCACCTGGGACAAGGGCAAAGGCTGCGACACCTTCTGCCCGGTTGGCCCTTGGCTGGTCACGCGCGATGAGGTGCCCGACCCGCAGGCGCTTGGCCTGTGGCTCGAGGTCAACGGCGAGCGCATGCAGAAGGGCAACACGGCCACCATGGTGTTTGGGGTGGCGCACCTGGTGAGCTACGTCAGCCGCTTCATGACGCTGCACCCCGGCGACCTGATCTGCACCGGCACCCCCCCTGGCGTGGGCATGGGCTGTAAGCCGCCGCGCTTTCTCAAGGCCGGTGACACCATGCGCCTGGGTGTCGATGGCTTGGGCGAACAGATGCAGGCAGTGGTGGCCTACGCCAAAGGTTGA
- a CDS encoding LysR family transcriptional regulator substrate-binding protein, with amino-acid sequence MLTHAGSQDLVARMFARANVQPKVTHELSQLLSILEFVARGQGVSIVASLALPERHEGVVVRKITPRTSRCVGLVCLNQRRLSPAAAALWRQAQAIKLRR; translated from the coding sequence ATCCTCACCCATGCCGGCTCGCAAGACCTCGTGGCGCGCATGTTTGCACGGGCCAACGTGCAGCCGAAAGTCACGCATGAGCTGTCGCAGCTGCTGTCGATTCTCGAGTTCGTCGCGCGCGGGCAGGGCGTGTCGATCGTGGCATCGTTGGCGTTGCCCGAGCGGCATGAGGGCGTGGTGGTGCGCAAGATTACGCCGCGCACGTCACGCTGTGTCGGGCTGGTCTGCCTGAACCAGCGCCGGCTGTCGCCCGCGGCTGCCGCGCTGTGGCGGCAAGCGCAGGCCATCAAGCTGCGTCGATAG
- a CDS encoding LysR family transcriptional regulator, with the protein MSLRALRTLVAIARHRTFARAGEAIGLTQSAVSLQVKSLEEAFNVRLFDRSRREPSLTEAGRIVLAQAEQILALYDRIPDALSDEKSLIGRLRIGAIQTALSGPLPNALLTLRRDHPGLRVHVAAGMSAELAQRVADGELDAAITSQPVRPHPAELVWSTLYEDRFWLLAPPQYAKHDARALLTELPFIRFDAQAWAGRMIASELRRLGVRVREEMVLDNKDTIVQMVARGLGAAVVALSDAVLTQLPPITRLPFGQPQTRRAVVLLEHQSRPAERFTQALADAVVESAMSISR; encoded by the coding sequence ATGTCTTTACGCGCACTGAGAACGCTCGTCGCCATTGCCCGTCACCGGACGTTTGCCCGCGCGGGTGAAGCCATCGGGCTGACGCAATCGGCCGTCAGCCTGCAGGTCAAATCGTTGGAGGAGGCGTTCAACGTGCGGCTGTTCGACCGCTCGCGCCGTGAGCCCTCGCTCACGGAAGCAGGGCGCATTGTGCTCGCGCAGGCCGAGCAGATCCTGGCCCTGTACGACCGTATTCCCGATGCGCTGAGCGATGAAAAATCGCTGATCGGCCGGTTGCGTATCGGTGCCATCCAGACCGCGTTGTCCGGGCCGCTGCCCAATGCCCTGCTGACCTTGCGGCGCGATCACCCAGGGTTGCGCGTGCATGTGGCGGCCGGCATGTCCGCCGAGCTTGCACAGCGCGTGGCCGATGGCGAGTTGGATGCGGCCATCACCTCGCAGCCCGTGCGGCCGCACCCTGCGGAGCTGGTCTGGTCAACGCTCTATGAAGACCGCTTCTGGTTGCTGGCCCCACCGCAGTACGCAAAGCACGACGCGCGTGCGCTGCTGACCGAACTGCCATTCATCCGGTTTGACGCGCAGGCATGGGCCGGCCGCATGATCGCTTCGGAGCTGCGCCGCCTGGGCGTGCGCGTGCGTGAAGAGATGGTGCTCGACAACAAGGACACCATCGTGCAGATGGTGGCGCGCGGCCTGGGCGCTGCCGTGGTGGCGCTGTCCGATGCCGTGTTGACGCAGCTGCCGCCCATCACACGCCTGCCGTTCGGCCAGCCGCAGACGCGCCGGGCCGTCGTTCTGCTTGAACATCAATCGCGCCCGGCAGAGCGCTTCACACAGGCATTGGCCGACGCGGTGGTCGAATCTGCCATGAGTATTTCTCGTTGA
- a CDS encoding AEC family transporter — protein sequence MTAAILLALAPVALLVALGYGLKHTSFIADTFWPQAERLCYYVLLPALFTHGLASAHLQALPVLPLAGTLIVATVVVALALVLTRPWMRVDGAAFTSVFQGGVRFNNYVGVSLAAGLFGAKGIALAAVCNAAIVPTVNLLCVLVFARFGSVRLSGKALARQIVTNPLVVACVLGIAMQIAGVQVPTLIEPAVRSLGVASMPLGLLCVGAALNFSGVRSWVQPVAVSSLVKFLAMPVLTLVVGHAIGLTDVALMVALLFQALPTASSSYIMARQLGGDAPLMAGITAAQTVLAAAAMPAVMTLLVVTRGLPQGLFSAL from the coding sequence ATGACCGCCGCGATCCTGCTGGCGCTGGCGCCGGTCGCCCTGCTGGTTGCACTCGGCTACGGGCTCAAGCACACCAGCTTCATTGCCGATACGTTCTGGCCGCAGGCAGAGCGGCTCTGCTACTACGTCCTGTTGCCTGCGCTGTTTACGCACGGGCTGGCCAGTGCACACCTGCAAGCTTTGCCGGTGCTGCCGCTGGCCGGCACGCTGATCGTGGCAACCGTGGTGGTGGCGTTGGCCCTGGTGCTGACCCGGCCCTGGATGCGTGTGGACGGCGCGGCCTTCACGTCGGTGTTTCAAGGTGGGGTGCGCTTCAACAACTATGTGGGCGTGTCGCTGGCCGCAGGGCTTTTTGGTGCCAAGGGCATTGCACTGGCGGCTGTGTGCAACGCGGCCATCGTGCCAACCGTCAATCTGCTGTGCGTGCTGGTGTTTGCGCGTTTCGGTTCGGTGCGGCTGAGCGGCAAGGCGCTTGCGCGCCAGATTGTGACGAACCCGCTGGTGGTGGCGTGCGTGTTGGGCATCGCCATGCAGATCGCCGGCGTGCAGGTCCCCACGTTGATCGAGCCGGCAGTGCGTTCGCTCGGCGTGGCATCGATGCCGCTCGGCCTGCTGTGTGTGGGTGCGGCGCTGAACTTCAGTGGTGTGCGTTCATGGGTGCAGCCGGTGGCCGTGTCGTCGCTCGTCAAGTTTCTGGCCATGCCGGTGCTGACACTGGTGGTGGGCCATGCCATCGGGTTGACCGATGTGGCGCTGATGGTCGCGCTGCTGTTCCAGGCGCTGCCGACGGCATCGTCGTCTTACATCATGGCGCGTCAGCTCGGTGGCGATGCACCGCTCATGGCGGGCATTACCGCGGCACAGACGGTGTTGGCCGCCGCCGCCATGCCGGCCGTGATGACACTGCTGGTGGTGACGCGGGGGTTGCCGCAGGGGTTGTTCTCGGCCTTGTGA
- a CDS encoding alpha/beta hydrolase encodes MSNAVNLRRRRLLGTTIASIGVLDLGLAEFAHAQPAPSASNALSAGQANPFGTLHQIDAGVLNIGYADLGPKNGPAVILLNGWPYDIYSYAEVAPALAAAGYRVLVPYLRGYGTSRIRSAETPRNGQQAALAIDIIAFMDALKIEQAHFGGYDWGARTADIIAALWPERCKTLVSVSGYLIGSQEANRKPLPPAAEFAWWYQFYFTTERGAQGYAANCKDFNRLIWKLASPTWKFDDATYDRSATAFDNPDHVAVVIHNYRWRLGLAEGESQFDALEKRLAAAPAIAVPTITMEGDANGAPHPEPAAYAKKFTGKYQHRNIGGGIGHNLPQEAPKAFVQAMLDVVRF; translated from the coding sequence ATGTCGAACGCCGTCAACCTCCGTCGCCGCCGTCTTCTTGGCACCACCATCGCCAGCATTGGCGTGCTCGATCTCGGGCTGGCCGAATTTGCGCATGCCCAGCCCGCGCCATCCGCATCGAATGCACTGTCGGCTGGCCAGGCCAACCCGTTCGGCACACTGCATCAGATTGATGCGGGCGTACTCAACATCGGCTATGCAGACCTGGGCCCGAAGAACGGCCCCGCCGTGATCCTGCTGAATGGCTGGCCGTATGACATTTACAGCTACGCAGAAGTGGCCCCGGCATTGGCGGCTGCCGGCTATCGCGTGCTCGTGCCGTACCTGCGCGGCTATGGCACCTCGCGCATTCGCTCGGCAGAGACGCCGCGCAATGGGCAACAGGCTGCGCTGGCGATCGACATCATCGCGTTCATGGACGCGCTCAAGATCGAGCAAGCCCACTTTGGCGGCTACGACTGGGGGGCACGCACGGCAGACATCATCGCGGCGCTGTGGCCGGAGCGTTGCAAGACGCTGGTTTCAGTGAGCGGCTACCTGATCGGCAGCCAGGAGGCCAACCGCAAGCCGCTGCCACCGGCGGCGGAGTTTGCGTGGTGGTATCAGTTCTACTTCACCACGGAGCGCGGCGCACAAGGCTATGCCGCCAACTGCAAAGACTTCAACCGCCTGATCTGGAAGCTCGCCTCGCCCACGTGGAAGTTTGACGACGCCACCTACGACCGCAGCGCCACGGCGTTCGACAACCCAGACCACGTAGCCGTCGTGATCCACAACTACCGCTGGCGCCTGGGGCTGGCCGAGGGTGAATCGCAGTTCGATGCACTGGAAAAACGCCTGGCCGCCGCACCGGCTATTGCGGTGCCCACCATCACCATGGAAGGCGATGCCAACGGCGCACCGCACCCGGAGCCGGCTGCGTATGCGAAGAAGTTCACGGGCAAATACCAGCACCGGAACATCGGCGGTGGCATCGGGCACAACCTGCCGCAGGAAGCGCCGAAGGCATTTGTGCAGGCGATGCTGGATGTGGTGCGGTTTTGA
- a CDS encoding cupin domain-containing protein, with amino-acid sequence MQPIRIAAALLVLSGALASHSTLAQSGGVQRTDLVHQGLSANGYETLQVRVDFDEKAFAPNHAHPGEEIAHVLKGTLEYRLDGKAPVTLQAGESLFIPAGVAHSARNVGSGKASELATYVVRKGEPLVQLVH; translated from the coding sequence ATGCAACCGATTCGAATCGCCGCCGCCCTGCTCGTGCTCAGCGGCGCCCTTGCTTCCCACAGCACGTTGGCCCAGTCAGGCGGCGTGCAACGCACCGACCTCGTTCACCAGGGCCTCAGTGCAAATGGCTACGAAACCCTGCAGGTGCGGGTCGATTTTGATGAGAAGGCGTTTGCCCCCAACCACGCGCATCCAGGCGAAGAGATCGCCCACGTGTTGAAGGGCACGCTTGAGTACCGGCTGGACGGCAAGGCACCCGTGACGCTGCAGGCCGGTGAATCGCTGTTCATTCCGGCCGGTGTCGCGCATTCGGCAAGAAACGTCGGCAGCGGCAAGGCATCGGAGCTGGCGACCTACGTGGTCAGGAAAGGCGAGCCGCTGGTTCAGCTCGTTCACTAA
- a CDS encoding alpha/beta hydrolase, protein MLKRNAVSLALLALGTATSAPLLAADADQPSVVIVHGAFADGSDWAKVIPLLQAKGVKVQAVQNGLNSLADDVAATRRAIGNQTGKVVLVGHSWGGTVITEAGADSKVAGLVYVAAFAPDAGQSTEEVGKDYAPAPGIGKLVADANGYLSLPAAALASDFAQDVPAAQARVMAATQGPIKATAFGERTTVAAWQSKPSWFIVSEHDRMIQPDLERAMARKIGAKVTSLPTSHVPQQSQPQAVAKVILDAVHAIEVRN, encoded by the coding sequence ATGTTGAAACGCAACGCCGTCTCCCTCGCATTGCTTGCACTGGGTACGGCCACCAGCGCACCGCTCCTGGCGGCAGACGCCGACCAGCCTTCCGTGGTGATCGTGCACGGCGCCTTTGCCGATGGCTCGGATTGGGCCAAGGTCATCCCGCTGCTGCAGGCCAAGGGCGTGAAAGTCCAGGCGGTGCAGAACGGGTTGAACTCGCTGGCCGACGACGTGGCGGCCACGCGCCGGGCCATCGGCAACCAGACCGGTAAGGTCGTGCTGGTGGGGCACTCGTGGGGTGGCACGGTCATCACCGAGGCCGGCGCGGACAGCAAGGTGGCTGGGCTGGTCTATGTGGCCGCCTTCGCGCCGGATGCCGGCCAGTCGACGGAAGAGGTCGGCAAGGACTACGCACCGGCGCCCGGCATCGGCAAGCTGGTGGCGGATGCCAATGGCTATCTCTCGCTACCCGCTGCGGCACTGGCGAGCGACTTCGCTCAGGATGTGCCGGCCGCGCAGGCCCGCGTGATGGCGGCCACGCAGGGCCCCATCAAGGCAACGGCGTTTGGTGAGCGGACCACGGTGGCCGCGTGGCAGAGCAAACCGTCGTGGTTCATTGTCAGCGAGCACGACCGGATGATCCAGCCGGACCTAGAACGCGCCATGGCCAGGAAGATCGGCGCCAAGGTGACGAGCCTGCCGACCAGCCACGTGCCACAGCAGTCGCAGCCGCAGGCGGTGGCGAAGGTCATCCTCGATGCCGTGCATGCGATCGAGGTGCGCAACTGA